Genomic window (Primulina eburnea isolate SZY01 chromosome 8, ASM2296580v1, whole genome shotgun sequence):
TTCTATTTCCACTGTTGCATTGGAATATGCTTTTAGCAATAGTGGAAGAATAGTTGGTCATCATCTTAGTAGACTTGATCCAACAGCTTTGGAGGAATTGATGGGCTCGCGAAGATGGTTGTGGGGTGAGGTGAAAGATAAATAAATcacagttttattttgttattgcactttcattttaatttttttactgtACTTTCTCTttttaaattacattttttacaatttgaaattacagttttattttttcaatacactttctctatttaattttgtagtTAATTTTTCAAGTAGTTTACCAACTTATCCCACCATTTTTGATGAAGAGGAAAATGATCCCGAAGAATTGTCTGAAATATTTCCTATTcgctgattttatattgatctgtttaaattattttatgacttatttttgaggatgtcaagatttttttggagagctagtaacctttttttttatgtaattcttttcgtgaaaatattttgtttgttattataAGTTTGGTCGAagacatgaattaatttttcACAATGTTGTTTTTAGAGGCTTGTCTGTTTCGTAATTCAGTCACGTGAGaagaaatattacttttttatttaaaaaaaatcgggtCTCACGCGTCTATCGGGCCTACCCGGCCCGTATTCGAGGTGGGGTGGGtccgaagaatatttaaccgGGATGTGGCAGATAATGGAGCAAAGTTTTTTCATGGGGAGGGTATTGGGTTTAGTCAAACCCACCCTATACCCGTCCCATTGATATCTCTACTTGTAGACCAATTTCACATGGAATGTGTTCCAGCGTGTTGTATGTCGACGCACTTCATAATCTATTTTTAGAAATAAATAGAGTGATTAACTTTTAGTTTACGGGTTgagaattttatgattttaatttgagaaaataTTTAATTGAGATTTGAAATGACTTCATCACAATAACTCAAAAAATAActattcaaattttgaattcaaTTGATTtgttataattgatttaaaattCATATATTTGAATCTATCGATTCAAATACAACCTTAAATTAATATTGATATATCTTTTcatgtagttttttttttaaaaaaataaataaataataggtTCTATTCTAGATGGTACGTCTTGCGCGGTGATGCTATAGCTTCGGCGGccattatttcataaataataattgCATTTTGAAATATCGAACTTGCTTTGATGGTGCAAAGTTCAGTcttcataattttaaaattgttgacttgCCAAACTTGTCCACTACATATACAACAAAGAGAGTCGTAGGATATTAGAGTTTTTAATAGTTgcggatttaattaattaatattaatattgacAATAttgtattattaattaagtaaaaTATTATACTAATTACTGGTTTTAGTCTCCTTAATATACTAGTTTTCTTTCCAAATATCTTTCTTACTATACATTTCTTTTTACGAGAAACCGAAATATAACAAGAACTCAAGTACATTGGGAAAAAAATGTTCTAAAATAAATAGAAATgaagaaaatcataaaaataaaacataatattatatatattatttcgtGTACCATATGATTTCTACTTATAACATATGCTTCTATGTTAAGTAAGAGATTATTTGGATTGTCACACTTGGATTTTGTGGTCTTGgtaatatatattcaaaagtgTTGTAAAAGAAAATGGAATGAGATAAatacaagaaaaataaaataatccaaagAGAAGCAGTCAAGAGGGCACACTtcattgattaaaaaaaaatagtattttgATTTTGCCGACAAAGTCCTCAGCAGGTATGAAACCTCGTAGATACCGTACAAATTCTACATGTGGGATATGTTAAAGTCAGCCGAGAATTTTAAGACATTTGGATTTGAGAGGATTTCGTGAGATTTGGAATTAAATTTGTAATTGGATTTGTTATAATTACATTTGCGTTCAGTCCCTTCCATATTTTATGTATTCGACGGTAACTTCTCTTGACATATTATAATTTTcatatttgataaaaaaaaattatgtgttaaatatataaatatagagAAAGATAATGCAAAAAACGCATTATGTTACttcaaatgatttatatatacatatacaaatATTTTGACTAATTGGAACCTGTAATAACTATCATTCGGTGTAGATTGTATGAACTTTCGGACTAACGTAATTTcatgtatattatgttagtCAAATAAATCGAAATAACCTATATATTTTGGGCAGGATAAATTGTTAAAACATCCAAAATAGAtatcatcatttgaaaaaagtataaaactaaaatatatatcatatttCTGTAGTAAGTAATCAAACTATTGATTTTTCGCTATTATACAttattcattaatcatttaactattttataattaaaaatttcaaaccaaTGAATTCATATATCTGAATAATATTAACTtaaattcatgaaataaattttcAGAATTATATGACAGagtatataaattatatttatatcatataaTGGTTTTTAACGTACGAATACTAACTATCCAAGAATTAATCaaggaaatttttattttatctgaAAAATTATCACGGAAATTTTCAATTACtaaaaaatataatcattttACAATTATCTTAAAAGTTCATtctataattttaatattaaaaaatataaatattgaaatgTATTATTTCCATTCCATTAATAACATTTTATCATTATTGAACAAAGAAATCGTCCAAATGTCTGAATCAGAATATTCAATGCATATTTATCCAATTTAGAAACAAAATCATTCACGCTGGACCAGGCACGAGACCCAAAAAAATCAGTAAAATTGATAAATTAATAATctctattataatatttttgccGGGTCTAAATTTGGGCAAGTTAGATAAATTAATAAGTCAATAAACTTTTGGAAAATTATGCATccgtaaatattttaaattaataatcttTTAAATATTCAGTCATAAGTAAGATAATTTAATAACatatgattatatttttttcgttttatttaaatttaattcttATAATTTAGTTTTTACTGTTGTTAGTCTACTATTGTTTGTTTGTACgatgaatttatttaattagtcattatattaaatattattgtAAATTATCGAACATAATGAATATCACTtacttattttttaaatatatatatatatatatatatatatatatattttatttttaaatttattcaaataatatgatataaatataagTGAAATACAAAGTTTTTTTGTAATTAAAGTTATATTGATAAATCGAAAAggtgttttttaaaataataaattattaatttatcgatttttaaataaatttcatCGTTTCAAtactattaatatatataagtttTACTGTATAACTTATtatctttgtaatttttttgtcataaattaaaatttaaataattataattggATGTATAAATGTACGAGGTTATAATGAGATCATATGGGAAACTAAAttccaaatatattttttcaatgTAGGGTTTTGTTGTGAGATGGTTCAATTATgttcatatttacaattaaaaataataatattttgacatataaataatattttttcattagtgacatagataaaatatttattttataaaattgaaatgaatatGGTACAACATATTACCAGCTACATTTCGATTCTAATAATACAATAATTGATAATTTCCTTTTGAGAAATAGTGTTAATCCATGTAAGGAAACTTCGTATCCCCCCTAATAAATTAGTCCAATTAACCAAATATAAAaccaaaaaattcaaattttaacaTATTTACATACCGGTGAGATATTAAAAATCTATGATATATTCTATGACAATAAATATACATACGTGTTTTGTTGAAATTGAGATTATTCAAACCTCAATCTGCATATATTTAACGTCTTAATTCTacaaattcacaattcacagaGGCATTCTGCTACCACAATCAACAATGGAGAAAACTCCATTTCCCTTGGTTGTCATCTTCTTGTTTCTCAATTTTGTTGCATTTTCAACTGCAGATTCTGTTTATGATTTGTTTGTTAAGTGCTTTTCGGAAAACAAAATCCCAGATTCGGAAATCTCCAGCATAATATACAGCCCCACCAATCCATCGTTCACAAATATTCTTGAGGATTATGTCAGAAACCGCCGATTTAATGTCTCAACTACCCCGAAACCCAATATAATCGTCACTCCAACGACCGAATTACACGTCAGTACCGCCGTTTTGTGTTCCAAGAAACTGGGCATCCAACTTAAGATCCGGAGTGGCGGCCATGATTATGAGGGTCTTTCGTACGTGTCGACTCAAGATACGTTTGTGATTCTCGACATGTTCAGTTTCAGGACGATTGACGTCAACATCGCTGATGAAACCGCGTGGGTTCAATCCGGTGCGCAGGTTGGGGAACTGTATTACAGGATCTGGGAAAAGAGCAAAGTCCACGCTTTCCCTGCAGGAATTTGTCCCACTGTGGGCGCCGGAGGGCACATCAGTGGCGCGGGATACGGAAACTTGCTGAGGAAATACGGCCTTACGGTTGATCACGTGATCGACGCAAAAATAGTCGATGCCAATGGCAGGGTTCTGGACAGAGCATCCATGGGGGAGGATCTTTTCTGGGCAATCCGTGGCGGCGGAGGGGCCAGTTTTGGAGTTATCTTGGAGTACAAGATAAAACTAGTTCCTGTTCCGCCGGTTGTCACCGTTTTCAGGTTGGAAAGATTCCAGAACGGTACTGCAGCAGACTCTGTTTTTCAATACCAACAAATTGTAGAAAAGATGGACAACGATCTCTTCATCAGAGTGCTGCTACAGCCAATTACCAGGAACAAAGTGAGAAGCGTTCGAGCAACGTTTATCGGGATGTTCTTGGGGGATTCAGCCCGATTAGTATCGATCACGGATTCTCAGTTCCCTGTATTGGAGTTGAAACAATCCGATTGTAAGGAAATGTCCTGGATCGATTCAGTCCTATTCTGGACCAATTTCGACAATACCACAGCCCCCAGTGCGTTACTCAGCAGAGTCCCTGACTCGGTCAATTTCCTGAAACGTAAATCAGATTACGTGAAAACCCCGATTTCCAAATCCGGGCTCGAAACCATTTTCAATAAAATGGTGGACATCGGCAAAGTCGGCCTGGTTTTCAACTCCTACGGCGGAAGAATGAGCGAAATCCCTGAATCAGACACCCCTTTCCCACACCGAGCAGGAAACTTATTCAAAATCCAATATTCGGTGAGCTGGGACGAAGAAGGTGAAGCGGCAGACAAGAACTACATCGGTCAAATCAGGCAACTGTACAGTTTCATGGAGCCATATGTATCCAGTAATCCCCGAGAAGCTTACCTGAACTACAGAGACTTGGATATCGGCACCACCGACAACGGTAAAAACAGCTACACCGACGGAAAAGTATACGGGGTGAAATATTTCAAGACAAACTTCGACAGATTAGTGAAAATCAAGACTCGGGTGGACCCTGACAACGTTTTCAGGAACGAACAGAGCATACCTACGCTGGCCGTTGGAGGAAGAAAATCAAAaggctgagtgagtggcttcgTGTATATTGGTCGATCGTTAGTTCAGTACACTTGTGGGGCCAGGCTCAGCTTTGGCTTGGATTGATCATTGCAAAATTTATTTTCGCACTCAACTAAATATATCCATTGAATATGTGGCATAGAATGGATTCCGCGTTTTTTTATTTCTGCCTGCGCACGCGCTTagtcgaagtcgaatttgtcacGAAGAAAAATAggtattttatttataaataaaaaaaaatttgtgagacTATATCGTGAGTTAATTTTGTGATATatgtcttttatttatttatgtcatttatgaaaaacattatttataaaaaaatatatactttTAATTATAATAAGAGCATTATTATTTCgttttacaaataaaaataCGTGAGATATTTATTAGTACGTACTGAAACGAttgttttattataattatcatattttgaAAAGATTATCGTATGATTTGTTAATTTTAGTATACGAGGGCATGTGATGTGACAAATCTTTGAATATTCATTTAagcaaaatatattttagtGCATCTGAATATAACATTAAGATGTTTCGAACTCGAAACCGGAGATAATTTCACGAATTTGAACACACAAAGGAAAATGTTGTGGCAATCGATTGAGGATGGAGGATTAGGATTAGAGAACTTGGAAGCGTGAAATAAAGTGCtcttagaaaaaaaaaacattgtgTAAGATACATACGAATAAAGAGAGACTGTGGATTATAtggcaaatcaaattttgagaATGTTTGATATTGGGAGTGGCACAAGGAAAAATCTCCTATAATCAAGCGTCTAATTTGCATTCGGGACGAGGTGGTTTAGAAATAGGGTTCGGTTGATTTTGCCATTAATACACTACACCAATGGTTTGGTGGTAATGGCGGGATGGTTGGTGCTTAAAGATTCTTCATTGGGAGTGCGAGGTTATGGCAATGGAAACCTCTTCTAGCAAAATCTTGCATACTACCAAAACATCGATTCACATTATGGATGTCTGCCCACGGTAAGTTTCTAACTTGAGATAGACTTGATTTTGTTGACGAAAAGAAATATGTGTTGTGTAACGTTGTTGTCGAAAACGTGGCCATTTGTTCTTCTTGTGCTCGATTTTTGAGCTGATTTGGAATTGAATTAGACAATGGTTTGGCATGAAAAAATTATGGGTTCAAAAGCGGTTGTACTCAATCATTTAGAAGTGTGTATCATGGCGGCTCCACTCTGTCAAAGATGAGATGCTCGATCCTTGCAGTGACAGTTTACCATGTTTGAAATGCAAGAAACACAATAATGTTTGAAAAGAAGAAGCCGAATATTGATGCATAATTTAAGAAGATCAAGATACTTATAATGCTTTGTTTTCCGGgttctatttttgaatttttattttcggtTTAACTATTTCCTTTAGTTAGAACCGGTTAACTGAATTGTGTTATCTTGATGTTCAGTGTAGttgtataattaatttttttaacattatTAATGAAATTCATTTcattaaaaacaataataataataaaaatgcatTCTAAGGGAGAAAATATAACAATTGTGTGCGTGtgtgttttataataaatctcAATGGCTACAGTTTTTGTTGACTGTTGAGGAAAAATAACAATAACATAAATAACTTCAATTTTGTTTTTGGAGATTAATCTATTCATATATCTTATTTATAAGTAATagtaattatattattattatacttGTTAATATTTCAATAAAATTATGATAGGAAATAATTCGGTGAGTTTTTAGTATTTGGGTCACTAGTTTAAAGAAACAACCACCTTTTTTGTATTATTCATATGTCTGAAAATAATCTAACTATGACTATGTAATATTCAAATTATGGTGacattttatgtaatttttatatggaaaataattttattattaattaactTGTTGAATTTTGAGTTTGATCTATCAAGTTTTCAAAATTGGAATTttagtattaatttttaattttcagttattttaatcaaatcatAAGCATGACATAAAATCAGTGATCAATATCTGATTTGACCGCTGAAATAAGACTGAAACACTGaaacaaaactttcaaattttagCCCACCAAACTCAAAATAGAAAAGTTAGGACCAAAATGTTATTTGCCGTATTCCTAATATGAGATACGCAAAGAAAATTAGGATTTAATACTATTTCATGTTACGGAAACAATTAAAATTGATTAAACAAACATAGATCTCCTCATCTCCATGTATCTAGTATGAATAATTATTAATCCATACGTGAAGTTTATGGGTATAATAATTGTCTTTGCTGGATAACGTAATCGAAACGTGGTATTTGAGTTACTGtataatttaaaagatttgaattgcaCAATTACGACATATTATATATTATGGTAAAACGACCGACATTCGGTCTTACATAATTCTATCCCTTGGCCTTTAAAAAGAATTAGAAAAGGATCTGCCCTccataatataatatttgacaAGTAAAATAATTacttagattttttttaaatcatatagaGTGATATTTTACTCTTGAGTTGATCAAGTAAAAGAAATGGCAAGTCCTTAACTGACTGCTGAAACAGCAAAAAAAAACTCAATAAATCGATACAAAGATATAATAACTTGATAAATGAATCAAACTTGGAGTGAACACTGACACGATCTTCCATAATTGAGACAATACAAAGATAATGAATTCAAAGAAATAAAATAGATAAGAAAGAAGAAGAAAGCATCAATAGTTCTTCTTCAGGCAGGCAACTCAGAACTTGGACTGAATCCAATCGACTGTTTTAGTGTCAACCTGGAATGATTTTGCGAGAAGATCATTCGCAATAGCAGGCTTCGATCCGAAAACTGCATTACCAATGGTGATGACCCCTGGATTTTGGCTACTGAGACCTACAATGGCAACAGCATTACCATATCCAACGTTTCTTTGGAAGTGGACGAGGCCTTTCGGGAACACAAACACGTCTCCTTTCTGCAGTACTTTTCGGGTGAGATTATTTTCCGGGTTTGAGGTCACGAATCCCACCTCAAGACTACCTTCGATAACTGTCAGAATCTCAGTTGCCCGAGGGTGAGTGTGCGGAGGGTTTATCCCCCAGGGTGCAAAATCAATCCTTGCCAAGGAAATTCCAAGTGTGTTCAGGCCTGGAATTTGAGCCACGGTGACTGGTGTCACTTTTGAACCCACGGGATTCGATGTGTTGCCTGGTAAATGAAGGCCGGCGAAGAAGAAATCGCTTGCTTGGACAATATTCGAGTCCTTGCATGCAAAACCATTCACCAGCACTGCAATCACAATTTTTACGGAAACGATTAGCACAAGACACATAAAATCATGCAGAAAAATGAACAACCTAACGTTTATTGGTTCAAGGTTGTCATACCAGGGCCGCTCGGATCAGCGACACAGAAATCTTGAAGTGGGCTGGGATCAGACGCGAAAGCAATCGAACATGTAGCGACTACGAGCACCAACAAAACGAAACGGGACGCCATTTATCTTTTTGATGCAGAAGATTATAAGTTTTTTTTAGGTGCAGAGGCTATATTATTCAGGGCTGCTTTTATAGATGAAGCAAGTTAGTGCATAACTTCAGGTTTTGCCGTCCTGTATCACAATTGAACAAAAAGGCCCTTGTCCCGTAGTTCTCTATCACCCGCGTTGAAATGGTAAAAGCTGCTTCTTTGCATATTAGTTATCGATTAAATAAAAAACGTTTGATCACTTTTCCCCATCAAATTATTTCCTAACCCAATTTTAAAATCTTCCAGCCCGAATTCACCAATTTAAATAAAGTTACTACTTTGTTTCATGTTATATATTCATTAAAATATGATCATACTTCTAAAAATTTTGAGCATATATGACTCAAAATATTTGATTCATAGATTGATTTTTAAAAGTACTAAATAAGCAGTATAATTTTTTTGAGATTGTCACGAGAGATTTGTTACATTTGAGACTCGAATCCAAAATTAAGtttcatgtatatatattttacgTACACTATATGTGATCAATGGAATAGCCGAATAGGCATCTGTCAAAGTTACAGCAAACCGGCACAAATATAAATTGTTGATCCTTTCAAAGCAGTCTGTGTTTATTCACAAAACAATATATGAAGCAATCATTAATTTATTGATCTTTCTACAATGTACGTACTAAGTCTGGTAGACGGCAATTTGTTGGTTACTTTTTGTTTTTGCATGGTGGCAGTTATGGTGAATGGGTTTGCATGCAAGGATCCCAAGGCcgtgcaggtaactgatttctTCTTGGCCGGCTTGCACATGCCAGGAAATACTTCTAACCCTGTCGGATCACAAGTTAAACCCGTAAATGTCTCCCAAATTCCAGGACTCAACACTCTAGGAATCTCCCTGGCACGTATTGATTTTGCTCCATGGGGAGTCAACCCCCAACACATGCACCCTAGAGCCACTGAAATTCTGACGGTGATTGAAGGCAGTCTTGAGGTGGGATTCATTACATCTAACCTGGAAAATCGTCTGATTACCAAAGTACTTCAAAAGGGTGATGTGTTTGTTTTCCCGGTGAATCTAGTCCACTTTCAAAGGAATACTGGATCTTGTAATGCAGTTGCCATCGTAGCTTTAAGCAGCCAAAATCCCGGAGTCATCACCATCGCAAATGCAGTCTTTGGCTCGAACCCAGATATTGCCAATGATCTTCTGGCCAAGTCATTCCAAACCGACACTAAGACAATTGATTGGCTACAATCCAAGTTTTAGGAGCAATGAATTACCATGGCACGGGCTCTTCTCATTTCAAACTTGTTTTTCTCTCCAGCTGTAATATTTCTTCTACATTTCTAGTTGATTTCATTTCTTCCAAATGGTTTTTTGTTCCTATTTCttgattaaaaattaaatattctgGAATCTTGTTGGCACAGTGGCTTttataatctatatctatatacctataaaagtgtggatgaTGGGCAAAGTTTTTTGATTGTAATTTTACTACATTGTCCAAAAACTATGCATTGTTTGTATTAATTGCATGGGCATtggtggaaaaaatatataaaatttagggACAAATTTGGGATAATGGATTTGTAATGTATTGATTATGTATTTAattgatgtatttatttttttgaactcATTAAACACATGAGGATAatagtgtttttatttttttaatagaaaattgtaaaataagaaattttgaaaataatattacataaaaattgaatcgatattcgataataaaaaatatattagaaaaataatattttcttcgtacataattcttacaaaaaatattaaaaagaatatatatttaactattatacttataaaagtacaaaaagaataacaaaattttccttGTAAATTTTCTACTATTCTCATAAATTGTGTAttgttagattaattgcatgaaaattacacaatcattaaatacataaggattaaaatagtgtttttattttttaataaaaaattgcaacataagaatctttgaaaataatgttacataaaaattgaataaatattttataataaaaatacattagagaaataatattttcttgatacataattcttagaaaaaatattaaaacaatagctttttttaattttaaaaaatcattaaaaatattaaaagaatatatatttaactattatacttataaaagtgtaaaaataataacaaagtttttcattgtaaattttctaccatccccttaaattgtgtgttgttaAATTAATTGCATGGAAATTTTCTACATAATTTATGGGAAATCTATgcattaaaaatgaatatatgtttgataataaaaatatatattttttagctATAAACCTACGTACGTGTAGATaatctatatacctataaaagtgtggatgaTGGGCAAAGTTTTTTGATTGTGATTTTACTACATTGTCCAAAAACTATGCATTGTTTGTATTAATTGCATGGGCATtggtggaaaaaatatataaaatttagggACAAATTTGGGATAATGGATTTGTAATGTATTGATTATGTATTTAattgatgtatttatttttttgaactcATTAAACACATGAGGATAatagtgtttttatttttttaatagaaaattgtaaaataagaaattttgaaaataatattacataaaaattgaatcgatattcgataataaaaatatattaaaaaaataatattttcttcatacataattcttacaaaaaatattaaaaagaatatatatttaactattatacttataaaagtacaaaaagaataacaaaattttccttGTAAATTTTCTACTATTCTCATAAATTGTGTAttgttagattaattgcatgaaaattacacaatcattaaatacataaggattaaaatagtgtttttattttttaataaaaaattgcaacataagaatctttgaaaataatgttacataaaaattgaataaatattttataataaaaatacattagagaaataatattttcttgatacataattcttagaaaaaatattaaaacaatagcttttttaattttaaaaaatcattaaaaatattaaaagaatatatatttaactattatacttataaaagtgtaaaaataataacaaagtttttcattgtaaattttctaccatccccttaaattgtgtgttgttaAATTAATTGTATGGAAATTTTCTACATAATTTATGGGAAATCTATgcattaaaaatgaatatatgtttgataataaaaatatatattttttatctaTAAACCTACGTACGTGTAGATAATTGACAATTTTTTCAATTGTCACAAGATAAAAATGACATCCTCATCAATACAAatccaaaaattcaataaagatatatttgtaaatttctaattgttgtaaatgtaaaaagaaaatatcaattttttttatttattccacctaatatataattaattagtagcctaattattccacatcatatataattaatagtctaacaattgctaatgaattatcactacaatatacattgattgtaataatttataTCACTTCAAGAATAAAATGTAATTCCTAAATTAACTTTCTCAAATAATCCATCTTTATActaagtttaaatattttatccttttaattttctttctacatgttattttattattttaatgcaattttgtaattatattttagtgtagtttctaattaagtaataaCTTATAGTATCACATGAagatataagaaaaaaataattatatatgcaaTAGTACAATAACATgataagtatataataatataataatatgaaatttaatactaatatattttattattttttaactaagaattgaaagtaaaaaatttaataaattatttattagaatttatatcaataattatgaattttaatatactaataat
Coding sequences:
- the LOC140838665 gene encoding berberine bridge enzyme-like 21, whose protein sequence is MEKTPFPLVVIFLFLNFVAFSTADSVYDLFVKCFSENKIPDSEISSIIYSPTNPSFTNILEDYVRNRRFNVSTTPKPNIIVTPTTELHVSTAVLCSKKLGIQLKIRSGGHDYEGLSYVSTQDTFVILDMFSFRTIDVNIADETAWVQSGAQVGELYYRIWEKSKVHAFPAGICPTVGAGGHISGAGYGNLLRKYGLTVDHVIDAKIVDANGRVLDRASMGEDLFWAIRGGGGASFGVILEYKIKLVPVPPVVTVFRLERFQNGTAADSVFQYQQIVEKMDNDLFIRVLLQPITRNKVRSVRATFIGMFLGDSARLVSITDSQFPVLELKQSDCKEMSWIDSVLFWTNFDNTTAPSALLSRVPDSVNFLKRKSDYVKTPISKSGLETIFNKMVDIGKVGLVFNSYGGRMSEIPESDTPFPHRAGNLFKIQYSVSWDEEGEAADKNYIGQIRQLYSFMEPYVSSNPREAYLNYRDLDIGTTDNGKNSYTDGKVYGVKYFKTNFDRLVKIKTRVDPDNVFRNEQSIPTLAVGGRKSKG
- the LOC140837726 gene encoding putative germin-like protein 2-1; translation: MASRFVLLVLVVATCSIAFASDPSPLQDFCVADPSGPVLVNGFACKDSNIVQASDFFFAGLHLPGNTSNPVGSKVTPVTVAQIPGLNTLGISLARIDFAPWGINPPHTHPRATEILTVIEGSLEVGFVTSNPENNLTRKVLQKGDVFVFPKGLVHFQRNVGYGNAVAIVGLSSQNPGVITIGNAVFGSKPAIANDLLAKSFQVDTKTVDWIQSKF
- the LOC140838921 gene encoding putative germin-like protein 2-1, coding for MYVLSLVDGNLLVTFCFCMVAVMVNGFACKDPKAVQVTDFFLAGLHMPGNTSNPVGSQVKPVNVSQIPGLNTLGISLARIDFAPWGVNPQHMHPRATEILTVIEGSLEVGFITSNLENRLITKVLQKGDVFVFPVNLVHFQRNTGSCNAVAIVALSSQNPGVITIANAVFGSNPDIANDLLAKSFQTDTKTIDWLQSKF